CATTGTaccagggggctggactagatgaccttggaggccCCTTCCAACCTTTTGaacgcacacatgaagctgccttagacccctggtccatcaaagtcagtattgtctactcagactggcagtgcctctccagggtctcaggcaggggtctttcgcatcacctacttgcctggtcccttcaactggagatgccggggattgaacctgcggccttctgcatgccaggcagatgctctaccactgagccacagcccctccaatgaTTCTAATACTTCTTATTTATTGATTCattcatgcatgcatgtatgaGAGCCACGGgggttattttattgtatttacaaggtttatatctcgcctttctgccccatcagggccaccaaggtggttcAAAACTGAAAACAGTGCAAAAACACATCGTTAAACAAAGTTAAAACCACAGCTGGTTTAAGGTTGGGATGtcggagacctgggtttgaatctccactctgccacggaagcttgctggatgaccttgcaccagtcagacattctcagcttaacctacctcacagggttgttgtgaggataaaaagggcaAAGgatgacgtaagctgctttgagtccccattggtgagaaaggcagggtataaatgaagtaaataaatacataccctgttctcccccccaccccacatggaACGCAAACAACTTCCATCACTTTTCTCCTTGCGTCctttgttatcctcacaacaaccaccctgtgagatgaTGCTAGGTTGAATGTGAGGTTacccagtgaccttccatggcagagcagggattcgaacctgggccttaAGTCTGATGCTCCAACTGCTATGCCACACCGGCACTCGTCTTTCGTGATTTGTATTGATTGATTTTGTATTGTTATATTGAATTCTGTGttaatgcatgcaaaatgcaaggGTATGATTTGGCGCATGCAGAGAGATGCGCAGTAGAGCCGGGATGGTATTTTgctccacttttttttttgtcagagcAGAGTGTCAAAAGtcagacacttaaaaaaaaaaggaaaataatttaatacatTTAGCCCACCACTATCTTGCTGTCATCTTTCTCAATAGATGTTGATCTTTATTTCTCCCAATGCCACGGGTGCATATCTTGCATAAAGCACAGTGCCATGCACAAATCATCATGGGGCGGCTTTTCTGTAGTGAGTAAGCTCCCCAGATTCAGAAGAGAGGATCTGAAGAATCCGCTGCGAACTGGTGGGGTAGCGTGGATGTGTTCTATAGACTTTCGGTGGATCTTTCACTGCCTTCCCCTTTTCTCAGTAGCCCCCTGGGatgcatgaaagtgcattgccAGGGTTCATGGAGAAAAATCAAATGGATCATGGCGGTTGCAAGCTGGGGAATCAATGAGAtcacccctcctccctcttcaaTCAGCAGAACATCTGTAGGATATAACCATGGGTGAAGGATTCACTCTTGGCCCAATTTCCTTGTGGGGAAATACCGAACCTTTGGTTGTATTTGTTGGAAAACTGGCTATCGAGCTTCATTACGAATGCTTTGTGGAGGGTAAGATGGCCCCTGAATTTGTAAGCATGCACCACTGGTGATCTTTTTTTATCTGCTGTGTACACTTCTAGCAGAGTAAATTATCAACCACGGTGTATTGCTGATGATAATCAGGGGCCTTTGCAACGGGCGGTTGAGGAAAATGACCAGTTATGCtgcgcttactaggcagactgtgtttacgaacggtttgccattgccaatgtggtgcctctactttaaagaaccccctccccaaagccctgcaaagatttcccatagattTCTATGCAGCTGAAAATTTTCCCACGCCTTCCCCATTAAATGCTGTGGTGGGAAATCTTGCGAGATTCTCCAGTCTGACATAGGCCTGTTATAGTcaatgggaaatctttgtggggatCTAGGGGGTGGTTTTTCAAAGCAGAGGCACcaaattgagagccagtatggcatagtggtgtagagcagtggtttggagcagtggactctaacctggagaaccaggtttgattctccactcctatacttgagctgcggacactaatctggtgaaccaggttggtttccccactcctacacataaggccagctgggtaaccctgggctagtcacagctctctttgagctctctcagccccacctacctcactgggtgtctgttgtggagaggggaagggaaggtgattgtaagctcgtttgattcttccttaagtggtagagaaagtcgacatataaaaaccaactcttcttcaaatttgcagcatggctgctggtACCTCTCCTTAcacgaacccccaagtttgggaacgattgggtcaggggatccaattatATTGGCCCCAAattgggccatccagctcaggctGGCGGAGAATCTGCTGTTCCAGAAAAGATGCCACTTAACCACACAACCGCCACACAGACAATGACGGTCTTATGTGAGTTCATCCTCCCCACCGAGCGCTAgattgacttttaaaaaatgtattccgCTCCCCCTGGAAACTTCAGCTCGACTCTTTCGTGAGTTCAGCGACAGGACTATAAATTGTAGTGCGCGTAGGCCCGTTGAAACCATAGCATGGATTTATTTGTCAAACGGCGACTGCAGGCcataacttttaaggagaatgatgTCTGAAACATAATCAAAAATATGGTGTTTGATATATATTGGCAATAAGCAGTTTGTTACCGGTAATTCACTTCCAacgatttttaaaaaccttaaatCATGCAAAGGAGTTTAATATACTTAAAATGGAATGGGAAGTATCGTCTTCTGGTCACAGTTACAACCTGTACCCTGGATCGTCTTTGCGTATGACAAACGACCTTGGACACCCTTCCTGGATGGAGACTGCTGGAGTCAGTGAGATCGCAATGTTGTATGTAAAGTTAATTGTGTAATGGATCCCCTGAAAGATGACACTTTTAAGAGTGTTGAGCAGGATTTAGCCATTTGTGCAAGATTGTCAGGGAAATATACTCAGCTGGGCAAGTATGCAGGCTTTGGAAGAGATCCAGACGTTCGTAGGAAATGTGGGGAGTAACTTCTTACTCCTGGGCTGACACTGGCCTTGAGTAACTGGTAAAAAGGGTTTGTTAGTTTTCATACCGTCAGGGTcgcagccgtggctcagtggtagagcatctgtttggcatgcagaaggtcccaggttccgtccctggcatctccatttaaagagattaggcaagtaggtgatgggaaagacctctgcctgagaccctggagagctgccgctggtctgagtagacagtactgactttgatggactaagggtctgattcagtagaaggcagcttcatgtgtccatgtgacttatggcgacccctttgggtttttcaaggcaagagacattcacaggtggtttacCGTTGCACAAAAGTCTTCAGGTCATGACCGAAGATAAAATGAGGCATcggttttgtggctgtgcccaccctactatgtcagaattccaaaggcgtccacaggctcaaaaagattggggaccctcgATCAAACCTATAATAAACTGCCTTCCCTCTTTTTCCTGTTTCTTAAAGGTCTCGCTCAGGTTTCAGAGTACCCTGGTGATAGCCGAACATACAAACGACGCCCTGACGCCCATTACGTTAAACGCCGTCGCTGCGGCAAAGAGGGTCGGAGGTGAAGTATCTTGCTTGGTAGCCGGTGTCAACTgtgaaaaggtaaaaaaataaaataaatgaaaataagcatCTGTATTttgatatgggggggggaatttgggTGAACAGAGTAAGGGACGGGTAAATGCTCCTGTTCGTTCGTTTGTTCTAAATTTCAAAGGCTGCCCAAACCGTTTGACTCTTTGTTTGGAAGGGTGCGCGTAATGGGCTTTGCCAAGCAAGATCAGCCTTGTGATGGGCAGGCTGTTGGATCTTCGTCGCTCTGAGCTCTTGATATGTTCGGTCAGAAGCTGAATCATCTACCTCAGTGGTTGCCAGCCTTTTTTCACTTGTgcaccccttggcagcccatttccataaaatGTACccccctcatattaccaaaatgtttgtaattagtATAGTTGCTGCTATTTCAAATGCCTTGTCCTGCCGTTATTCAGTTTTTTTCACGTACCCCCTAAATGTCTTTGTTCATACCCCCGGAGGTGCGTGTACCCACTCTAGCCCAAAAGTAAACTGACACCTAATTCATGCATTGCTGTCTTAATATGTTAATGTACGCTAAAACGCAAGAGAAATGCGTTGGGAATTGAGTCTCATGTTCGTAAACCTCTTATGCTTCCGGTGAAAAATGAAGTGAAATCCCGCCTGCAAAGATTAGTCtagtaccgtgttggcgaacctatggcacgggtgccacttccggcacgcgtagccctttctgccggcacgcacggttcctccaagccgctggcctttccggctctgccccgccccagatgggggaggctgtagcccaggggtggggaacctccgacatcattggcggtggcccccggactctcccacagaagctgccgccattgccgccgctggagcgtgcgcggccggccaggcgggtgggagagcggggaacagaagccgggcgctcacactcggcatggccggcggcttctccggcgccctctgggcctgtgtgggcggaggggcatggctggtcggtgggtgcgaaggaggcgccctctgccccaccctgctcgcctctcacaagcctgccaccgcggcccaccgagtggcaaatccaaggcaaaacctcccatgcataaatggcctctttctttttctgtctccctctgtccttttctttctctcccttgctccatttctttctccctttctctctctttttctttctttctctctctccctcccttccttccctttccccctcccttcccttccttccttccttccttccttccttccttccttccttccttccttccttccttccttccttctttccctccagcggcttctccggcaccctctgggtctgtgcgggcggaggggagtgcagtcctattccacctttgaagtgcccacaagctatcctccaaacacctttccatttgtcttgatatgtagagagaaaacactaaggaactagttgccaatctccaggtactagctggagatctgctattacaggtgatctccaaccaatagagattagttcccctggaaaaaattgccactttggcaattggactctatggcactgaagtccttccccaaaccccgccctcctcaggcgccaccccaaaacctcccactcatggtgaagaggaacttggcaaccctagcctctccctctgggccccctctgggggtggcattcaggttaaattgccgcattggcactcggcgataaataagtgggtttttggttgcagtttgggcactcggtctctaaaaggttcgccatcactggtctagtaGAAATGGCTGATGGAATTGAGCGAGAGGACCCGAATCTTTCGTAGAGGCGTGACTGAAGTTTGAGTTTTTGGTTTGAGGTGAGGGTTCGGTTTTGGCCGCTTGGATGAGTAGAGTTTGAAGCCCAGCCGTTAAATTCTGAATTGGAAGTTGAGAGGGAAAGCTACAACCCAATTTTGCATAAATCTCAGTTGTCCCTAaattctcccttctccccctcccacttttTAGCTTAAGTTCATCGAatcagatttggaagggaccaccagagtctagtccaaccccctgcacaatgcaggaatttcacaacacccccactgacccctactccatgcccagaagatggccaaggtgcccttcctctcatgaactgcctatggtcatagaatcagcatcgctgacagacggccatctagcctctgcttaaagccctccagggaaggagagctcaccacctcccgaggaagcctgttccactgaggaaccgccctaactgttagaacattcttaatgtctacacggaaactcttttgatttaatttcaacccgttgtttctagtccgacctggggcaacagaaaacaactcggcaccctcctctatatgacagcccttcaagtacttgaagatgggagTGTGGGGTCTCCTTAGGAGTGGCATCCGTTCGCAGCGGACGTTCTTGTAACACAGTACACTTCTGCCGCAGGTAGCCCAGGACCTCTGCAAAGTGCAAGGAGTCTCCAAAGTCCTTCTCTCGCAGCACGATATCTACAAAGGATTGTTGCCTGGTGAGACTCGTCTCTTTGTCGGTTACTCAGCTTCTCGGCAGTCACGGCTGCGACCGAGTAAGGTGCCCTGACCAATATGTCTCGTTCCCCAGAGGAGCTGACTCCGCTGATCTTGGCGGCTCAGAAGCAGTTTAATTACACGCACATCTGCGCTGGAGCATCTGCCTTTGGGAAGGTGAGCAGATGTGAAATTCAGCGCCCCTAAAACTGGTGGCTGCAAAGAGAGTGAGCGTTCAGGGACTCAGATTTACCGGCTGCGGACAGATGTCTTGCTTTCCTGAAAGGTTATAGAAGCGTGCCACTTCTAAGTATTTAGAATCTGCCACTTGGATTCTGTGACTTTAATGGATTTCGTACAGGAGACATGTTCCCTGTGTTGGGTGGGATACCAACCCTTGTTTACAcaggggcttgtgtgtgtgtggcagtggaCGGGCGTTTTGACTTTCCCAGATTCCCTCTTCCAGTTGCTGCCCTTCAGACACAATTGacttctttgtttttaaaaaacgtttagAGCCTTCTTCCTAGATTGGCGGCTAAGCTTGACGTGGCCCCCATTTCTGACATAATCGAGATTAAGTCACCCGACACGTTTGTGAGGACTATTTACGCAGGTGAGCGTTTTATGAGACCTCGCGGTTGTGGGAACCGGAACCggaaagggggaggaaatggcttttCGTATATATTTAGTTGCAAAGGGTCACCGTGTTGATCTGCGGTAGAACAACTAGGttcttagaggccaacaagattttcagggtgtcagcttgcgagagtcaaagctccccctTATTAGATTCCAGAGGACGAAGAGAGCTTTGCCTCTTGAAAGcatacaccctgaaaatcttattggcctCTAAGCTGCTCCCGAACTAGCttatttatttcatatatttATCTCCTCCACCTTTCAGCTTGTACAGTGAGCCCCCGAGATATCTAGTCTTTGAAATTAAAATGATCCAAACATAAAATTAAGCTCAGTTTCAATAAACTGctatcaaaatatttttttggggggtgggcacagcaacagtTGGACAGCTAAAAGAAACGAGGTCCTgtctgaggggaggggccgtggctcaccggtagagcctctgcttggcatgcggaaggccccaggttcaatccccggcatctccagttaatgggaccaggcaagcaggtgatgtgaaagacctccgtctgagatcctggagagccgctgccggtctgaatagacaacactgactttgatggactgagggtctgattcagtagaaggcagcttcatgtgttcatatgttcaagaaCAGAAGGTTTTCAGAAGGCTTGCAGGGTCGGCGTCAAAGGTGTCGGCCAAGGGAGGACATACTGGAGCTTGGGGTCAGAGGCTGGACAGGCTCTCTCCCCGGCCGGTCTAACTTTGCCCAGAGACAGTTTGCGGAGGAAGGCCCTGTCCATTGACCTCTGAGCTCAGGCCGGTTGATGGAGTGGAAGCAGTTCTCTGGCACAATTAATATGATCATCCCCATGCACTGTAGGATTGCAGTCCAAAGTCCAGAGAAACCAGATAGAGCCTCTTAATTAACGGAATCTGCTGATGTTCGACCCCTGTATTGCGTTTCTGTTAATGTACTCCTGATAAGATTTTGCAAAACGTAATCCCTTCCCATAATTCTCTTTATTGAATATGGGTTACATTAGCTCTGATTGCTGCAATCCGCGGGGTTATTTTTCTTAGTTAGGGAGACGGTGATGTGATTATTTGTAATATTTAATTGACTTTCTCTAATTATTTTTCAGCCCTTGTTGTCTAGCCCTACCGTGCTTGTCTGATCCAGTAATTTAATTTCGGACATGAAAGCATTagcttctgtttctttacatttGTTGCGGCGGAGTTTGCTTTTCCTTCCTTTGTCAATGTTCTGACTTCAGGGAgtggtgggttttttgtttttttttacttatgcAATAATTCCCCTTTTAGAATCATTTTGTTCTTTTATGTAATTGCTCacaaagtttcttgtttcttcttGGTTGTTTTCCCCACCCAGACTTGTAGTAAGAACCTACAAGCTAACAATTTTTCACAGTGAACTATCTGATAATGCAACAGCCCAGGGTTGAATTGGTTTACTTGCCAACGCATTGTATGCTTGGTTTTTCATCCTAagcatgcttacttggaagtaagcgcCACTGAAGTCTGGAGACTTGCACGAATTTGGGAGTCATTCTCTTAGTAGTGGTCGAACTCTTCGACTTGAGAAGGCGAACAAATGTAGAAGCAGAAACCTTTGCCGGCACGCTGAGTAATTTTTCCGACGCCAGAGAAGTGTCTGGCACCATTTGatcctcaaaggagctcaggctggtagtcccccccccccattttttcttcacaacCGCCCTATGAAGTAGGATGGGCTGAATGGCGGCATGGGGATTTGGCCTCATAATCCAGCACTCTAGCTACTAAACAACTTGTAGCCTTTTAAAAGCGCCTATCCTAAATTGGCTTTTTTTTAGCATTGGCTGGACTGTCCTTTGTTAACGTCAGGAGTATATTGGCCTGTGTGGTGGTTCTCACAGGCATGTGATCCCTCTTGTAGGAAACGCCCTGTGCACCGTAAAGTGTGAAGAGAAGGTAAAGGTATTCTCGGTCCGAGGAACATCCTTTGAGGCAGCTTCCGTAAGTGGCGGTAGTGGAAGTTTAGAAAAAGGTGAGCGTTGGTTTACTCAAGTTGTATTTTGCTCAAGTTGACAAACGTTCTCGTTGAGACTCAATCTCAAcgttatcagaagaagaagagttggtttttatatgccaactttctctaccacttaagggagactcaaaccggcttgcaatccccttcccttcccctccccacaacagacaccctgggaggtaggtagggctgagagagctcttaatagaactgtgacttgcccaaggtaacccagctggcttcgtgtgtaggagtggggaaagaaatccagttcaccagattagcctccactgctcatgtggaggagtggggaatcgaacccggttctccagatcagactccaccgctccaaaccaccactcttaaccactgcaccacactggctacagcacgctggcacaaggatcttcacggtGAGACTGTGCATAAGCTGAGTGTaagcacaaaaatgttttaatacaATGTTTTCATTTATAAAGGTGTCcttttaagcagagcttctgcctgaagtgttgaagagttactgttaagagttatgcataacctcctGCCCTGACATGCTGCCGTTGGCTCCGcgtcctgtggcagccatctgcggccaccaccctgtatcagaattccaaaggcccCCATGGgtctcaaaaaagttggggaaccCTGGCCTGTATGTAAAGCTGAAGACAAAATGGAAACACTGGCTTTAAAAAAGCGGACTTATGGTCAAACCTTCTTCAGAATTGGGTGTATGGTTCATGTTTTTcttcaaatgtaaataaatatgagTAAAATAGCTTGGTGGGGAGGAAGATGAAAAACTGCAAATCGAAATGAAAAGGGGGTCTTTGGCTACCCTAGGGCTCAGAGGTGATGGCTGTGTACGTTACAGAAACTCTACAGCAAATTTTGAATATCTTTATCATTATTATATATCGAAACAGTCTCCGCTCCTTCGCCGGTTGGCCAGTCTGAATGGATCGGGCAAACCCTAACAAAAAGTGATCGCCCGGAGTTGACTAGTGCAAAAGTCGTCATCTCAGGTGGTAAGTACGCAAGAACCACGGTGGAATTATTGGTAAACGTCCAGTGCattataatatttaaaatatctCGTCTATTATGCCTGACGATAtttgtttcttgtttgtttcGTAATGGATTGTTGGAGTCCGGGAAGCATGAAAGAATCTACTTTGTCTAAGTAGTGTGTACCTGATAAATAATTACAATAATTTAATTTTACTTACTTATAGACCACTTATCTTGCTGAAGCGGAAGGTGGATAACGAAATTAGAGGGGGAAAAGAATGCAATAAAGAAAAACAGGATCAGACGTATCATAAACGAATGCCAGCGTTTGATTTTTTAAGACACCTGGCAAGCTTAAAATAATGCAAATTTCCTATAAGTTCTGCTTTTAAAATTTCTGCACTTGGTACTGTCATATAGGGCTGGTCCTAACCCCTGCGGGTTTAGCTCACAGAACCGAGCTTTCCTGCCCCTTTCTTCTGGCTATTATCCCTTCTCCCCAAAACTTGATCTTGAAGATTGGGGGTACCCCCTCCTGGAAGGGTAGCATGGGGCGTCACGATGGGGCTTCCAACCAAAGAGGGCATCTGGTAGAAATCTGACATTTCTTCCCACCCCTCACCAGCAGAAGTCCCTTTTGCTTGGGGTGTTCAAGACACAAATCTGATTTATCGCCTGTAACTGTTGCAAGATAATCAAGTGGGCAATTCTGGGCAGTTCTCTGCTTTCTCACTTGGAGGCCTCTTAAGCCAGGAAGGGGGTTGGCATTGGCCGAGCGCTAATTTGTAAGTGTTACACTGATGACACATGAAGGAGGGAGGGTAGG
The Euleptes europaea isolate rEulEur1 chromosome 20, rEulEur1.hap1, whole genome shotgun sequence genome window above contains:
- the ETFA gene encoding electron transfer flavoprotein subunit alpha, mitochondrial, with the translated sequence MRARWVSRKSAGDERGTGGRHASGAFESAAPGADSAWLLVPLLTRTPKFGNDWVSLRFQSTLVIAEHTNDALTPITLNAVAAAKRVGGEVSCLVAGVNCEKVAQDLCKVQGVSKVLLSQHDIYKGLLPEELTPLILAAQKQFNYTHICAGASAFGKSLLPRLAAKLDVAPISDIIEIKSPDTFVRTIYAGNALCTVKCEEKVKVFSVRGTSFEAASVSGGSGSLEKVSAPSPVGQSEWIGQTLTKSDRPELTSAKVVISGGRGLKSGDNFKLLYDLADQLHAAVGASRAAVDAGFVPNDMQVGQTGKIVAPELYIAVGISGAIQHLAGMKDSKTIVAINKDPEAPIFQVADYGLVADLFKVVPELTAALKK